The DNA region ATGGTCTTCCAGAACCAGGCCGTTCACCCGGCTCAACTCTACAGTTCATTGTACGGGATTATGATTTTCATCCTGCTGCACGTTGTGTTGCAGCGACGGAAATTTATCGGGCAGGCGGTTGGACTTCTGTTTATGATCGAGGCGGTGTTCCGGTTTGCAATTGAATATGTGCGCTACTATGAAGCGGAGATGCACTTTGCTCTGGGCAGCCTCAGCCCCACCTACAATCAGGTGGTTTCACTCGCGTTGTTCCTGCTGGGAATCGGCATTTACTTCT from Bacteroidota bacterium includes:
- a CDS encoding prolipoprotein diacylglyceryl transferase, which produces FLYARLKHLSVIDIFDYFAPTLGLGLGITRIGCFLNGCCFGTPTDLPWGIHFPEGSLPWMVFQNQAVHPAQLYSSLYGIMIFILLHVVLQRRKFIGQAVGLLFMIEAVFRFAIEYVRYYEAEMHFALGSLSPTYNQVVSLALFLLGIGIYFYQAKHARLEHPWGGNFAESK